The following coding sequences are from one Streptomyces sp. NBC_01232 window:
- a CDS encoding phospholipase, producing MLAWAGATATASAAPADKSQVLSSWTQTSATSYSAFISARNNQGSWAAYGFDWSTDYCSSSPDNPLGFPFNLSCARHDFGYRNYKAAGQFDPNKPRLDTMFYEDLKRVCSSNGYGATKKASCNSLAWTYYQAVKQFG from the coding sequence ATGCTCGCCTGGGCCGGTGCCACAGCGACGGCTTCGGCGGCTCCCGCCGACAAATCCCAAGTCCTGTCCAGCTGGACCCAGACCAGCGCCACCAGCTACAGCGCCTTCATCTCGGCGCGCAACAACCAGGGTTCCTGGGCGGCGTACGGCTTCGACTGGTCCACGGACTACTGCTCCTCGTCGCCCGACAACCCGCTGGGCTTCCCGTTCAACCTCTCCTGCGCCCGGCACGACTTCGGCTACCGCAACTACAAGGCCGCCGGACAGTTCGACCCCAACAAGCCCCGGTTGGACACCATGTTCTACGAGGACCTCAAGAGGGTGTGCAGTTCAAACGGGTACGGCGCCACGAAGAAGGCGTCCTGCAACAGCCTCGCCTGGACGTACTACCAGGCGGTCAAGCAGTTCGGCTGA